The nucleotide sequence CGCCCCTAGAGGCAACCTCCGCCAAAACAAGCCCACCACCTAGACGCAGCACCTGATTAAACATGCCGTTACTGTATGCGCGTACATTGGGGTTGCCATTCGAAAAAACTTGGCAGCACAAATCGAAATCAAGCGGCGCCAGCGGAGTCATAGTGAAGGTTTCAGTGAAAGCCATGCGTTTTCTTCCTTAGGCATTGGCATATCTACGGCTCGCTATTAAAGATTTTTAACCCTCAACCGCATAAAGAAGCCCTAAGAGGAAGTAAAGTGCGCATCGTTATCCGAATAGGCGGCTCAGTCGTCGCCAACCCAATAAACACCGATTTGATGGCTAAGTATGCTGACGTAATCAAAGTCCTCAAGATGCAGGGTCATGAGGTCGTGGTAATTTTAGGCGGCGGCTCCTTGGCGCGGGAATTTATCGGATTAGCAAAAAAGCTGGAGCTAGACATGAACGCACAGGATGAAGTTGCGATTTCGTGTTCGCGGTTGTTTGCGCAGTTGTTCCTCAAAAAGCTAGGTGACATCGCATGCAGCAAAGTTGCGGTTTCGCTGGATGAAGCTGAGCAGTGCTTGGGCGAGGGTAAAGTGGTTGTGATGGGCGGTTTGAAGCCAGGAATCACCACGGACACCGTTG is from Candidatus Bathyarchaeota archaeon and encodes:
- the pyrH gene encoding UMP kinase, producing the protein MRIVIRIGGSVVANPINTDLMAKYADVIKVLKMQGHEVVVILGGGSLAREFIGLAKKLELDMNAQDEVAISCSRLFAQLFLKKLGDIACSKVAVSLDEAEQCLGEGKVVVMGGLKPGITTDTVATLVAERVHADLLVKGTDQEGVFNKDPRKHPDAVKLDRLTFDELAGVFEQNEHKAGIHQILDPEAVKVLRINRVKTIIVSGFKPQNMLAAIAGENVGTVIS